The following coding sequences lie in one Micromonospora sp. R77 genomic window:
- a CDS encoding SCO2523 family variant P-loop protein, with protein MLVFVTSHKGGTGRSVTAANIAYRSALSGRPTCYLDYDFGSPTAGITFQIPQAVNGVEGVGPNGGGLHRYLRGEIPSPEQLDVWGTSERASLRQRPIGSGPLVLVPGQRNGSEFGFTDAIAKRCAELFLRLEEEFDLTLVDLSAGRSYASQIALAATATPTLRKVAVRWLVFHRWTPQHVTAAADLAFEAGGIVAMGKEYGHEPDRLRESLRFVRTAVIDSRGPEVGHLDLAQQAFLRKCDAELSALARRRGVGRTTQLGAVPLDPMLQWREQLISDHDVQTKIANSRTVDAFVGLTEKLFDETAWETV; from the coding sequence ATGCTGGTCTTCGTCACCTCCCACAAGGGCGGCACCGGGCGCTCGGTGACCGCGGCGAACATCGCCTACCGCAGCGCGCTGTCCGGCCGTCCCACCTGCTACCTGGACTACGACTTCGGCTCGCCGACGGCCGGCATCACGTTCCAGATCCCGCAGGCGGTCAACGGGGTGGAGGGCGTCGGGCCCAACGGCGGCGGCCTGCACCGCTATCTGCGCGGGGAGATCCCGTCCCCGGAGCAGTTGGACGTCTGGGGCACCTCGGAGCGGGCCAGCCTGCGCCAGCGTCCCATCGGGTCCGGTCCGTTGGTACTCGTGCCCGGGCAGCGCAACGGCAGCGAGTTCGGGTTCACCGACGCCATCGCCAAGCGCTGCGCCGAACTCTTCCTCCGGCTGGAGGAAGAGTTCGACCTGACCCTGGTCGACCTCAGCGCCGGCCGGTCGTACGCGAGCCAGATCGCGCTGGCCGCGACCGCGACCCCGACCCTGCGCAAGGTCGCCGTACGCTGGCTGGTCTTTCACCGGTGGACCCCGCAGCACGTCACCGCGGCGGCGGACCTGGCCTTCGAGGCGGGCGGGATCGTGGCCATGGGCAAGGAGTACGGCCACGAGCCGGACCGGTTGCGGGAGTCGCTGCGGTTCGTCCGCACCGCGGTGATCGACTCGCGTGGCCCCGAGGTCGGTCACCTCGACCTCGCGCAGCAGGCCTTCCTGCGCAAGTGCGACGCGGAGCTGTCGGCGCTGGCCCGCCGCCGCGGCGTCGGGCGCACCACCCAGCTCGGCGCGGTGCCGTTGGATCCCATGTTGCAGTGGCGGGAGCAGCTCATCTCGGACCACGACGTACAGACCAAGATCGCGAACTCCAGGACCGTGGACGCCTTCGTGGGTCTGACCGAGAAGCTCTTCGACGAGACGGCATGGGAAACCGTGTGA
- a CDS encoding SCO2522 family protein: MGNRVISVDVRFQEAAAVRRTESVPYSHLSVELGHFYAEDFGDGCQELRRKFEQIAHWSAAIPALARRGLPGRRQPRISTCFMLDDYFHRFGTPREVIPQVQSAAAEHGLLLDYVARESSFARHDGVELAQMVVDTLVVEPPRNTTGSRPPLSESGWLSNGKRTPPHVDAPAMTLPRPWSPPVQSGDPRHSIFVDVELWSDEPKRVWACALLASVWQMTRLGVLRHRGETLMRPCRLAGELPTDWDELPAIVQLNPAAAPFCAYRTLTLMDTQYLPVELAVRTILGQVAVPPAVAQQVATRAGGEGLQLPSELVDRLSYVFIGG, encoded by the coding sequence ATGGGAAACCGTGTGATCAGCGTGGATGTCAGGTTCCAGGAGGCAGCTGCGGTGCGTCGTACAGAGAGCGTGCCGTACTCGCACCTGTCGGTGGAGTTGGGGCACTTCTACGCCGAGGACTTCGGCGACGGGTGCCAGGAGCTGCGCCGCAAGTTCGAGCAGATCGCGCACTGGTCGGCCGCGATCCCGGCGCTGGCCCGGCGGGGCCTGCCGGGGCGTCGGCAGCCGCGGATCAGCACCTGCTTCATGCTGGACGACTACTTCCACCGCTTCGGCACCCCGCGTGAGGTGATCCCGCAGGTGCAGAGCGCCGCGGCGGAGCACGGTCTGCTGCTGGACTACGTGGCGCGGGAGTCCAGCTTCGCCCGCCACGACGGGGTCGAGCTGGCGCAGATGGTCGTCGACACCCTGGTGGTGGAGCCGCCCCGGAACACCACCGGGAGCCGCCCGCCGTTGAGCGAGTCGGGCTGGCTGTCCAACGGCAAGCGGACGCCGCCGCACGTCGACGCGCCGGCGATGACCCTGCCCCGGCCGTGGTCCCCGCCGGTGCAGTCCGGCGATCCCCGGCACTCCATCTTCGTCGACGTCGAGCTGTGGTCCGACGAGCCGAAGCGGGTGTGGGCCTGCGCGCTGCTGGCCTCGGTCTGGCAGATGACCCGGCTGGGCGTCCTGCGGCACCGCGGCGAGACGCTGATGCGGCCGTGCCGGCTCGCCGGGGAGTTGCCCACCGACTGGGACGAGCTGCCGGCGATCGTCCAGCTGAACCCGGCCGCCGCGCCGTTCTGCGCGTACCGGACGCTGACCCTGATGGACACCCAGTACCTGCCGGTGGAGCTCGCCGTCCGGACCATCCTCGGTCAGGTGGCGGTGCCGCCGGCGGTCGCCCAGCAGGTCGCCACGCGGGCCGGCGGCGAGGGCCTGCAGCTGCCCAGCGAGCTGGTCGACCGGTTGAGCTACGTGTTCATCGGCGGGTGA
- a CDS encoding SCO2524 family protein, with protein MRMQPRQEILDIWRASVRSCWDNGEWHWGGRSGSNSISDAEQLLTLLLPAAKVPVLSLDDPDRTDEEVIEALGPIGGAIEIPRRLVSVMIDYFRRHTDETGTPIFSGGSYLTPVEGGGELTDEQRGTDIVDSFAVSVTLTLATIGFVKVYRGSTQRRDLLAQLDELEAMASTRLTAAMVGLLRSFSTFVFTATDEYGLRLCDMVNQDELPRRELVDALREQLRDTMASLRSVVIGSGRVTEDLDNSEMLFECGWSWGIIAGAEEVPTTEPIGRQRAGSAENAPYLYFTVIAMDAIEDLNSERTRLLGLLNEEQQRLSRALQLRWELTRTYWATVATFGNRRRWPIEDIPWRTTDGDRTDYYTLQATSLAVKGLIAVGRGGDEELGRIASVLVELAQRARVTRRASPGEPALLVHSPGKRVTLNDATSKPIMTWNVNEFSTVLLHRAATVAGLLSNARRRSELLELADEVWDHLLLRRIPDGRHRGLWDHAGGAFPGLAPKPDAPSWYLTERVVHALVSAGQLLWERPFPRAARLAGYAQDLIDEAEYLFDRELMRGMFAGEAMQRSMRGIRASLRQAQLLVDERPGTAAALANTVLLLLNDVTTGQQKASEGI; from the coding sequence ATGCGGATGCAGCCGCGCCAGGAGATCCTCGACATCTGGCGGGCCTCGGTGCGCAGTTGTTGGGACAACGGTGAATGGCACTGGGGTGGCCGCAGCGGCAGCAATTCGATCAGCGACGCGGAGCAACTGCTGACCCTGCTGCTGCCCGCCGCCAAGGTCCCCGTCCTGTCGCTCGACGACCCGGACCGCACCGACGAAGAGGTGATCGAGGCGCTCGGCCCGATCGGCGGTGCGATCGAGATTCCCCGTCGACTGGTCAGCGTGATGATCGACTATTTCCGGCGGCACACCGACGAGACCGGCACGCCGATCTTCAGCGGCGGAAGCTACCTCACCCCGGTCGAGGGCGGCGGGGAGCTCACCGACGAGCAGCGCGGCACGGACATCGTCGACTCGTTCGCGGTCTCGGTCACGCTCACGCTGGCGACGATCGGTTTCGTCAAGGTCTACCGCGGCTCCACCCAGCGGCGTGACCTGCTCGCCCAGCTGGACGAGCTGGAGGCGATGGCCAGCACCCGACTGACCGCGGCCATGGTCGGCCTGCTGCGCAGCTTCAGCACCTTCGTCTTCACCGCCACCGACGAGTACGGCCTGCGGCTGTGCGACATGGTCAACCAGGACGAGCTGCCGCGCCGCGAGCTCGTCGACGCGCTGCGCGAGCAGCTGCGGGACACCATGGCCAGTCTGCGCAGCGTGGTCATCGGGTCGGGCCGGGTGACCGAGGATCTCGACAACAGCGAGATGCTGTTCGAGTGCGGCTGGTCGTGGGGGATCATCGCCGGGGCCGAGGAGGTCCCGACCACCGAGCCGATCGGCCGGCAGCGCGCGGGGTCGGCGGAGAACGCCCCCTACCTCTACTTCACGGTCATCGCGATGGACGCCATCGAGGACCTGAACTCCGAACGGACCCGCCTGCTCGGGTTGCTCAACGAGGAGCAGCAGCGGCTGTCCCGCGCGCTGCAGCTGCGCTGGGAACTGACCCGGACGTACTGGGCGACGGTGGCGACCTTCGGCAACCGGCGGCGGTGGCCCATCGAGGACATCCCGTGGCGGACGACCGACGGTGACCGGACCGACTACTACACCCTCCAGGCGACGTCGCTGGCGGTGAAGGGCCTGATCGCCGTCGGCCGGGGCGGTGACGAGGAGCTCGGCCGGATCGCCTCGGTGCTGGTGGAGCTGGCGCAGCGGGCCCGGGTCACCCGGCGGGCGTCCCCGGGCGAGCCGGCGCTGCTCGTGCACTCGCCGGGCAAACGGGTCACCCTGAACGACGCCACGTCGAAGCCGATCATGACGTGGAACGTGAACGAGTTCTCCACCGTGCTGCTGCACCGGGCGGCCACCGTCGCCGGGCTGCTGAGCAACGCCCGGCGCCGCAGTGAGCTGCTCGAGCTGGCCGACGAGGTGTGGGACCACCTGCTGCTGCGGCGGATCCCGGACGGCCGGCACCGGGGGCTGTGGGACCACGCGGGCGGTGCCTTCCCCGGGCTGGCGCCGAAGCCGGACGCGCCGTCGTGGTACCTGACCGAGCGGGTGGTGCACGCGTTGGTCAGCGCCGGCCAACTGCTCTGGGAGCGGCCGTTCCCGCGCGCCGCCCGGCTCGCCGGGTACGCGCAGGACCTCATCGACGAGGCGGAGTACCTCTTCGACCGGGAGCTGATGCGCGGCATGTTCGCCGGTGAGGCGATGCAGCGCAGCATGCGCGGCATCCGGGCCAGCCTGCGCCAGGCCCAGCTGCTGGTGGACGAACGGCCCGGCACGGCGGCCGCCCTGGCGAACACCGTGCTGCTGCTGCTCAACGACGTCACCACCGGGCAGCAGAAAGCCAGCGAGGGGATCTGA
- a CDS encoding SCO2525 family SAM-dependent methyltransferase: protein MALTPAAGGGGESSASPPPARFPRSANADVEWDGFDPQAYVRHNYADLRADDREILRRTRDFFAESKLSDARCVDVGSGANLYPALSLLPFARTVDLCEFSASNVRWLRTQVDGYDDLWDPYWQVCAEHPAYAALTDPRGRLAQVGRVRRTSVFDLPRRAWGAGTMFFVACSISADRAEAERAIGRFLDALRPGSPFAVAVMLGSRGYRVGRCAFPAVALQRAEVVASIAAGAYDLDVHEVLPRPPLRDGYLSMLLTTGRTRG, encoded by the coding sequence ATGGCGTTGACCCCGGCGGCCGGCGGTGGTGGCGAGTCGTCGGCATCGCCCCCACCGGCACGGTTCCCTCGGTCGGCCAATGCCGATGTCGAGTGGGACGGGTTCGACCCCCAGGCGTACGTCCGGCACAACTACGCGGACCTGCGCGCCGACGACCGGGAGATCCTGCGCCGTACCAGAGACTTCTTCGCCGAGTCGAAGCTCTCCGACGCGCGCTGCGTCGACGTGGGATCGGGAGCGAACCTCTATCCGGCGCTGTCGCTGCTGCCGTTCGCGCGGACCGTCGACCTGTGCGAGTTCTCCGCCTCGAATGTGCGCTGGCTGCGCACGCAGGTCGACGGGTACGACGACCTCTGGGACCCGTACTGGCAGGTGTGCGCGGAGCACCCGGCGTACGCGGCGCTGACCGATCCGCGCGGTCGCCTGGCACAGGTCGGCCGGGTGCGCAGGACCAGCGTCTTCGACCTGCCCAGGCGCGCCTGGGGTGCCGGCACGATGTTCTTCGTGGCCTGCTCCATCTCGGCCGACCGGGCGGAGGCCGAGCGGGCCATCGGCCGGTTCCTCGACGCGCTGCGGCCCGGCTCGCCCTTCGCCGTGGCGGTCATGCTCGGTTCCCGCGGCTACCGGGTCGGCCGGTGCGCGTTCCCGGCCGTGGCACTGCAGCGCGCCGAGGTGGTGGCCAGCATCGCGGCCGGCGCGTACGACCTGGACGTCCACGAGGTGCTGCCCAGGCCGCCGCTGCGCGACGGATACCTCAGCATGCTGCTGACCACCGGCCGGACCCGGGGCTGA
- a CDS encoding aminotransferase class I/II-fold pyridoxal phosphate-dependent enzyme, whose product MSGDLFAKVRRYESYAFRQELEAQGELPYFRVMQGPPTAVTMMGGAPRVNLGSSNYLGLSGDARLTAAAHGAHQRYGTSINGSRLMNGTTELHLRAEEAIADWFGEEDALVFGSGYTANLGVIGALVGEGDVAVCDAGDHASILDGARLAPGRLLAFRHNRMDRLETLLRRASATEAGVLVVVDTVYSMQGDLSDLVTVTGLARRYGARLLVDEAHAVGVLGPDGQGVTALAGLADGVDLRMGTFSKALGGAGGFVTGPADVIDFLRVQARSFLFTAAAPAGGVAAALTGIEIVRSAEGEERRGRLAANTARLREALTGLGFDLAPVPVTAHGVPVQTPILRVPAPDDATAARMWKLLYDEGVYVNVALYPAVPRGQAQLRVSVMATHTDEQLERVEAAFAVLARKLAVHPVDMVAG is encoded by the coding sequence ATGAGTGGAGATCTGTTCGCCAAGGTTCGCCGGTACGAGTCGTACGCCTTCCGTCAGGAGCTGGAGGCGCAGGGCGAGCTGCCCTACTTCCGGGTCATGCAGGGACCACCGACAGCGGTGACGATGATGGGTGGCGCCCCCCGGGTGAACCTGGGCTCCAGCAACTACCTCGGCCTCAGCGGCGACGCGCGGCTCACCGCCGCGGCCCACGGCGCCCACCAGCGGTACGGGACCTCGATCAACGGTTCCCGGCTGATGAACGGCACCACCGAGCTGCACCTGCGGGCCGAGGAGGCGATCGCCGACTGGTTCGGCGAGGAGGACGCGCTCGTCTTCGGCAGCGGCTACACGGCCAATCTGGGCGTGATCGGCGCCCTCGTCGGCGAGGGCGACGTCGCGGTCTGCGACGCCGGCGACCACGCGTCCATCCTGGACGGCGCGCGGCTCGCGCCGGGGCGGCTGCTGGCGTTCCGGCACAACCGGATGGACCGGTTGGAGACGCTGCTGCGCCGGGCGAGCGCCACCGAGGCGGGCGTGCTGGTGGTCGTCGACACCGTCTACTCCATGCAGGGCGACCTGTCGGACCTGGTCACGGTCACCGGGCTGGCCCGCCGGTACGGCGCCCGGCTGCTGGTCGACGAGGCGCACGCCGTCGGCGTGCTCGGACCCGACGGCCAGGGGGTCACCGCGCTGGCCGGCCTCGCCGACGGTGTCGACCTGCGGATGGGCACGTTCTCCAAGGCGCTCGGCGGGGCGGGCGGCTTCGTCACCGGACCGGCCGACGTGATCGACTTCCTCCGGGTGCAGGCCCGCTCGTTCCTGTTCACCGCGGCCGCTCCGGCCGGTGGCGTCGCGGCCGCCCTGACCGGCATCGAGATCGTCCGTTCCGCCGAGGGTGAGGAGCGGCGCGGGCGGCTCGCGGCCAACACGGCCCGGCTGCGGGAGGCGCTGACGGGTCTGGGCTTCGACCTGGCGCCCGTGCCGGTGACCGCGCACGGCGTGCCGGTGCAGACGCCCATCCTGCGGGTCCCGGCGCCCGACGACGCGACCGCCGCCCGGATGTGGAAGCTCCTCTACGACGAGGGCGTCTACGTCAACGTCGCGCTCTATCCGGCGGTGCCGCGCGGTCAGGCGCAGCTGCGGGTCAGTGTGATGGCCACGCACACCGACGAGCAGCTGGAGCGGGTGGAGGCGGCGTTCGCGGTGCTGGCCCGGAAGCTGGCCGTACACCCGGTGGACATGGTCGCGGGGTGA
- a CDS encoding SCO2521 family protein produces MLTVGEVHTSLLQHSTALTQEQSSEVLSLVEGESVLTSRRPSLYAVSPDVRTGVDCWLPSASRRQLRGVGAVVTRAVITGGRIVQASSVIQVVAGERRQPWSHYLANPGVLETVGKLNPADLTSGFLHGNNADVLNLEAITGRVLDGVQMSDLLDRRPPLRAARTRLRWTARVGRLPDQDASAVVTVDSPTLRTVELVLDPQDVPAAVAGLCEDLALHDWLLTMLSSLVEAAVTRSTSGQEHIERLRPVLEHLLHLWLPGARVHPRLRPIWDRLEQVPGFSRQWNSSVNWIRDQISVGNMALLRDLAGRTTGNQSCGR; encoded by the coding sequence ATGCTCACGGTCGGTGAGGTGCACACCAGCCTGTTGCAGCACAGCACGGCGCTGACCCAGGAGCAGAGCTCCGAGGTGCTGAGCCTGGTCGAGGGCGAGTCCGTGCTGACCTCCCGACGTCCGTCGCTCTACGCGGTCTCCCCCGACGTCCGTACCGGCGTGGACTGCTGGCTGCCCAGCGCCAGCAGGCGGCAACTACGCGGCGTCGGCGCGGTGGTCACCCGGGCCGTCATCACCGGCGGCCGGATCGTGCAGGCCTCCTCGGTCATCCAGGTCGTCGCCGGAGAGCGCCGTCAGCCCTGGTCGCACTACCTGGCCAACCCCGGTGTCCTGGAGACGGTCGGCAAGCTGAACCCGGCGGACCTGACCTCGGGCTTCCTGCACGGCAACAACGCGGACGTGCTGAACCTGGAGGCGATCACCGGCCGGGTGCTCGACGGGGTACAGATGTCCGACCTGCTGGACCGACGTCCGCCACTGCGGGCGGCGCGGACCCGACTGCGCTGGACGGCGCGGGTCGGCCGGCTGCCGGACCAGGACGCGTCGGCCGTGGTCACCGTGGACTCCCCCACCCTGCGTACGGTCGAACTCGTGCTCGACCCGCAGGACGTACCGGCCGCCGTGGCCGGCCTCTGCGAGGACCTGGCGCTGCACGACTGGCTGCTCACCATGCTGTCCTCGCTGGTGGAGGCGGCGGTCACCCGGTCGACCTCCGGGCAGGAACACATCGAGCGGCTGCGGCCGGTGCTGGAGCACCTGCTGCACCTGTGGCTGCCCGGCGCGCGGGTCCACCCGCGGCTGCGGCCGATCTGGGACCGGCTGGAGCAGGTGCCCGGATTCAGCCGGCAGTGGAACTCGTCGGTCAACTGGATCCGGGACCAGATCAGCGTGGGCAACATGGCCCTGCTGCGCGACCTGGCCGGCCGGACCACGGGCAACCAGTCGTGCGGGCGCTGA